A single window of Rhodococcoides fascians A25f DNA harbors:
- a CDS encoding LysE family translocator: protein MITLAAATGIALVELGLALTPGPNMFYLVSRSISQGWRAGMMSLAGTAAGFVVYLVMANVGLAAVFFVVPWLFIALKVVGAAYLLWLAYTTLRPGGRSLFETTTLPRDSFGKLFRMGLVTNLLNPKVAILYLALIPQFINPGAGHVVSQGFQLGAIQIAVGVTVNGAIILAAGSVAAFLSRKPTWIRWQKWITGTALGAIGVKLAFDAPAPAITN from the coding sequence TTGATCACACTGGCTGCCGCCACCGGCATCGCCCTGGTCGAGCTGGGATTGGCACTCACGCCCGGGCCCAACATGTTCTATCTCGTCTCCCGCAGCATCAGCCAAGGATGGCGCGCCGGGATGATGTCCCTGGCCGGCACCGCAGCCGGCTTCGTCGTGTACCTCGTGATGGCAAACGTGGGCCTGGCTGCAGTCTTCTTCGTGGTCCCGTGGCTGTTCATCGCCCTCAAGGTCGTCGGTGCCGCCTACCTGCTGTGGCTCGCCTACACGACGCTGCGCCCAGGGGGCAGGTCACTCTTCGAGACAACCACGTTGCCTCGCGACTCCTTCGGTAAACTCTTCCGGATGGGGCTCGTCACCAACCTCCTCAACCCGAAGGTCGCGATCCTCTATCTCGCACTCATCCCCCAGTTCATCAACCCTGGAGCCGGTCACGTTGTGTCCCAAGGATTTCAACTCGGCGCAATCCAGATCGCAGTGGGCGTGACCGTCAACGGTGCGATCATCCTCGCCGCAGGCTCAGTCGCAGCGTTCCTGAGCCGCAAGCCGACATGGATACGCTGGCAGAAATGGATCACCGGCACCGCACTGGGTGCGATCGGCGTGAAACTCGCCTTTGACGCCCCAGCTCCCGCCATTACGAATTAG
- a CDS encoding cupin domain-containing protein has product MNDHKPHPKTADAGVRNVERALSTISGHWQPHLLTTLNDYDVKVVKLQGEFVWHTHPDTDELFFVVQGDLTIQLRDRDVLLAPNDVFVVPKGVEHCPKADGEVHAILFERQGTLNTGDAGGELTSQTRKLS; this is encoded by the coding sequence ATGAACGACCACAAACCCCATCCGAAGACCGCGGACGCTGGCGTCCGCAATGTGGAGAGGGCGCTGTCCACGATCTCCGGACACTGGCAGCCGCACCTACTGACCACCCTCAACGATTACGACGTCAAGGTGGTCAAACTGCAGGGCGAATTCGTCTGGCATACACACCCCGACACGGACGAGCTCTTCTTCGTGGTTCAGGGGGATCTAACGATCCAACTCCGCGACCGTGACGTGCTCCTCGCACCCAACGACGTGTTCGTAGTCCCGAAAGGTGTTGAACATTGCCCGAAGGCAGACGGTGAAGTGCACGCAATTCTGTTCGAGCGGCAGGGAACTCTCAACACCGGCGACGCGGGGGGAGAACTGACCTCACAGACGCGGAAACTCTCGTAG
- a CDS encoding YbaK/EbsC family protein, with protein sequence MTDSVLPERSRIVQQHLATAGIAAPISELPASTRTAAEAAEALGCEVGAIASSLLFFADDEPVLVMTSGRHRVDPVLLGAALGVDDVRLASAQDVRSVTGQAIGGVAPTGHPEPIRTVIDEALQQHSTIWAAAGTPHTVMPLSLTDLITLTNGTRVVVAAD encoded by the coding sequence ATGACCGACAGTGTGCTGCCCGAGCGCAGTCGAATAGTCCAACAGCACCTGGCGACAGCCGGAATCGCAGCACCGATCAGCGAATTGCCGGCGTCGACGAGGACGGCCGCCGAAGCCGCCGAAGCGCTGGGCTGCGAGGTAGGAGCCATCGCGAGCAGTCTCTTGTTCTTCGCCGATGACGAACCTGTCCTGGTGATGACCAGCGGCCGACACCGCGTCGATCCGGTGCTACTCGGCGCGGCGCTCGGTGTCGACGACGTGCGACTCGCGTCGGCGCAGGACGTTCGCTCGGTGACCGGTCAGGCGATCGGAGGTGTCGCGCCGACAGGCCACCCCGAACCGATCAGAACCGTCATCGACGAAGCATTGCAACAACACTCGACAATCTGGGCCGCGGCAGGTACCCCGCACACCGTCATGCCACTCAGCTTGACCGACCTGATCACACTGACGAACGGCACGCGCGTCGTCGTGGCGGCCGACTGA
- a CDS encoding helix-turn-helix domain-containing protein: MDDDVGERLRALRVDRGCSLSELARRSGIGKGTISELENNRRGARLDTLFALTRALDAPLGAVLPDRADGDSSVHGDSVDAVLIDRFEAATHMVEVYRASISETVQHSNPHASGVEETVTVIDGRVVVGSKQKEIRAGESHRYRGDEPHLFRSAGGVATVLILMHYPLPRQTE; encoded by the coding sequence ATGGACGACGACGTTGGAGAACGCCTACGCGCCTTGCGAGTCGACCGAGGCTGCTCGCTGTCGGAATTGGCTCGCCGGAGCGGAATCGGCAAGGGCACGATCTCCGAGCTCGAGAACAACCGCCGCGGGGCACGGCTGGACACCCTTTTCGCACTCACCCGTGCACTGGACGCACCACTGGGCGCAGTTCTGCCCGACCGTGCCGACGGTGATTCCAGTGTTCACGGCGATTCGGTCGACGCCGTCTTGATAGACCGCTTCGAGGCCGCCACGCACATGGTCGAGGTCTATCGGGCATCGATCAGCGAAACCGTCCAGCACTCGAACCCCCATGCCAGCGGCGTCGAGGAGACAGTCACCGTCATCGATGGGCGGGTAGTGGTCGGTAGCAAGCAGAAGGAGATCAGGGCGGGTGAAAGTCACCGCTATCGAGGCGATGAACCCCACCTCTTCCGGTCCGCGGGCGGGGTCGCCACTGTCCTGATCCTGATGCACTACCCGCTTCCACGGCAGACCGAGTGA
- a CDS encoding winged helix-turn-helix transcriptional regulator: protein MTATPQIHKDADGVRAGAEHDSFLVTCTSRQLLSRLADKWVTLVLCALTGGAQRHSALARRIAGVSQKMLTQTLRNLERDGLVTRTVTPTVPLTVDYELTPLGRSLVGVFMQLKEWADINMDEVALARDSYDTRQHQTAPGNESSAVR from the coding sequence ATGACAGCGACACCGCAGATACACAAAGACGCTGATGGCGTGCGTGCAGGCGCGGAACACGATTCATTTCTGGTTACGTGCACCAGCCGACAGCTGCTGTCGCGGCTCGCCGACAAATGGGTGACTCTGGTGTTGTGCGCCCTGACAGGTGGGGCGCAGCGACACTCGGCCCTAGCCCGGCGCATTGCCGGGGTCAGTCAGAAGATGCTGACGCAGACGTTGCGCAATCTGGAACGCGACGGTCTGGTGACCCGTACCGTCACGCCCACTGTGCCGCTGACGGTTGACTACGAATTGACCCCGCTGGGGCGTTCGTTGGTGGGGGTCTTCATGCAACTCAAAGAATGGGCTGACATCAACATGGACGAGGTCGCCCTAGCCCGAGATTCATACGACACGCGTCAGCATCAAACCGCCCCAGGCAACGAGAGTTCAGCTGTCCGGTAA
- a CDS encoding MFS transporter produces the protein MSTPQPRWPWAAVLALAISVFAVTATEMMPIGLLPEMASDLHASEAAIGLSVTIYGVLAGLLAPLWIPLTRRVDRRTLVAGIVGVFALGNYATSLTTTYTQLLLVRLTVGVFHGLMWAIIAGVAIRMVPPASTARATAITFSGISLALVLGVPVGSFIGEHLGWRAAFVILAAIAATAGVAVLVAVPRVPSQTEMRARDVPALIAQGGLRRILVVTALVVVANYSAYTYISPFLTETVGVNRSDLGTYLLTYGVAGVVGNAVAGSVLTRATTARSRTRLLLVSTSLMAVALAATLLPIGQTPTLGLLALWGLTYSALPVVLQTIIFTVAPSAKDAATSLYVLVFNVSIAAGAGLGAIAIATSTPAAPIACAVALSACGCVAITISRTPRAASEQMVSP, from the coding sequence ATGTCGACTCCTCAGCCCCGATGGCCCTGGGCCGCCGTGCTCGCACTCGCCATCAGCGTTTTCGCAGTGACCGCGACTGAGATGATGCCCATCGGCCTACTTCCCGAGATGGCCTCGGATCTACACGCTTCAGAAGCGGCGATCGGTCTGAGCGTCACAATTTACGGCGTACTGGCCGGACTGCTTGCGCCGCTTTGGATACCGCTCACGCGACGCGTTGACCGTCGGACCCTCGTCGCCGGGATCGTTGGAGTGTTTGCCCTCGGAAACTACGCAACGTCGCTGACAACTACCTATACCCAGCTCCTCCTGGTGCGTCTGACTGTTGGGGTATTCCACGGTTTGATGTGGGCGATCATCGCCGGTGTGGCAATCCGGATGGTGCCACCGGCGTCGACCGCCAGGGCTACCGCAATCACGTTTTCTGGAATTTCCCTAGCGCTAGTGCTCGGTGTACCGGTTGGCAGCTTCATCGGCGAACACCTGGGCTGGCGAGCCGCGTTCGTCATCCTCGCGGCGATCGCCGCGACGGCCGGGGTCGCGGTCCTGGTCGCTGTACCGCGTGTGCCGTCGCAAACGGAGATGCGAGCAAGAGACGTACCGGCACTCATTGCTCAAGGCGGGCTCAGGAGAATCTTGGTCGTGACAGCACTGGTTGTGGTGGCCAATTACAGCGCGTACACCTATATCTCACCGTTTCTCACCGAGACCGTCGGTGTCAACCGTAGTGATCTTGGAACATATCTATTGACCTACGGCGTTGCCGGCGTCGTCGGCAACGCCGTCGCGGGCAGTGTTCTGACTCGCGCCACTACAGCACGAAGTCGAACTCGACTTTTGCTCGTCAGTACGAGCCTCATGGCTGTTGCATTAGCAGCGACCCTGCTGCCCATCGGGCAGACACCGACGCTCGGACTCCTCGCGCTGTGGGGATTGACCTACTCGGCGCTACCTGTGGTGTTGCAGACCATCATTTTCACCGTTGCGCCGTCAGCAAAAGACGCCGCCACCTCGCTGTATGTCCTGGTCTTCAACGTCTCGATCGCGGCCGGAGCAGGGCTAGGCGCTATAGCGATTGCAACGTCCACCCCTGCGGCCCCGATCGCGTGCGCCGTCGCCCTCAGCGCCTGCGGATGCGTTGCAATCACTATTTCTCGAACCCCACGGGCAGCCTCCGAACAGATGGTGAGCCCCTGA
- the srmL gene encoding PheS-related mystery ligase SrmL, whose product MAHADYLTSDQLCDALNLRDLTDPAQGGHAIQALLTSVVDALEPDGSASIRYVRNSPIVPVRENYDRLGYDPGDVTRARRYTRYISPTVMLRSHTSAELPTALQDYAGRSEIDELIVAPGLVYRRDAVDRSHVGEPHQVDLWRIRSTPDTGDEDMLTMIGRLVEAVLPGAEWTTTDVSHPYTVGGRQIDVLHEGEWLELAECGRIHPEVLRGSGLDPEQWSGLALGMGLERALMLRKGIPDIRYLRARDPRIAGQMLNLDPWQHVSLLPASRRDISVVLAEEEEDEETLGDRIRIALGSGADVVESLDVLGRTTHAELPEAARARLGTQEGQVNLLVRIVLRPIGRTLTSDEANVIRNVIYRAIHEGPVLELI is encoded by the coding sequence ATGGCACACGCTGATTATCTGACTTCTGACCAGCTCTGCGACGCGCTGAACCTGCGCGACCTCACTGATCCCGCTCAGGGCGGGCACGCCATCCAGGCCCTCCTCACGTCCGTCGTGGATGCTCTGGAACCTGATGGGAGCGCTTCCATCCGGTACGTGCGGAATTCTCCGATCGTGCCCGTCCGAGAAAACTACGACCGCCTGGGCTACGACCCTGGCGATGTCACCCGTGCCCGTCGGTATACCCGCTACATCAGCCCCACCGTGATGCTCCGCAGCCACACCAGCGCCGAACTCCCCACTGCCCTGCAGGATTACGCGGGGCGAAGCGAGATCGATGAGCTGATCGTGGCCCCGGGTCTGGTCTATCGGCGTGACGCCGTCGACCGCAGCCATGTGGGTGAGCCGCACCAGGTCGATCTGTGGCGCATCCGCAGCACCCCGGACACCGGTGACGAGGACATGCTCACCATGATTGGCCGCTTGGTCGAGGCAGTCCTCCCCGGCGCCGAGTGGACAACGACCGATGTCTCACACCCGTACACGGTGGGTGGCCGGCAGATCGACGTCCTTCACGAGGGCGAATGGCTCGAGCTTGCCGAGTGCGGACGGATCCATCCCGAGGTGCTGCGCGGCTCGGGGCTCGACCCGGAGCAGTGGTCCGGTCTTGCTCTTGGCATGGGGCTGGAGCGGGCCCTGATGCTACGCAAAGGCATCCCCGATATTCGCTACTTGCGGGCCCGAGACCCGCGTATCGCCGGGCAAATGTTGAACCTGGACCCGTGGCAGCATGTCTCGTTGCTGCCCGCTTCCCGGCGTGATATCTCGGTGGTCCTGGCAGAAGAAGAAGAAGATGAGGAGACGCTCGGCGACCGCATCCGGATCGCTCTCGGCAGCGGTGCCGACGTGGTCGAGTCCCTCGACGTGCTTGGCCGCACTACACATGCGGAATTGCCCGAGGCCGCGCGCGCTCGCCTCGGCACACAGGAAGGTCAGGTCAACCTCTTGGTACGGATCGTGCTGCGTCCCATCGGCCGCACACTGACATCGGACGAGGCCAACGTGATACGCAACGTTATATATCGGGCCATTCATGAAGGGCCGGTGCTGGAACTGATCTGA